In Saccharolobus solfataricus, a genomic segment contains:
- a CDS encoding 16S rRNA methyltransferase translates to MLKYSMHLNIILLEASLELVPKEIVNHPAVIKNAKRRNKKPEDTLLDISLHYHAMKYLENSHKRGRPDILHQALLVILTDPVIKGDIFIHTIQSKIIKVNPNMRPPKNYLRFIGLMEQLLKYGKIPINGDETLMEVTNLTLDNIVNRYDLILLSEKGEKINPEEICKLDEKWLLGIGAFPHGDFSDKILNLAKKIYSISGFPLETQQVLCRIFSACNSILGWP, encoded by the coding sequence ATGTTAAAATATTCTATGCATTTAAACATCATCTTATTGGAAGCCAGTTTAGAACTAGTTCCTAAAGAAATAGTTAATCATCCGGCAGTTATTAAAAACGCCAAGAGGAGGAATAAAAAGCCGGAAGACACATTACTAGACATTTCCTTACACTATCATGCAATGAAGTATTTAGAAAATAGCCATAAAAGAGGTAGACCGGATATTTTACATCAAGCCTTGCTTGTAATTTTAACAGATCCAGTAATTAAAGGTGATATATTTATACATACAATACAATCTAAGATAATTAAGGTAAATCCCAATATGAGGCCACCTAAAAATTATTTGAGATTTATAGGTTTAATGGAGCAATTATTGAAATACGGTAAAATACCTATTAATGGAGATGAGACTCTAATGGAGGTTACAAATCTTACATTAGACAACATTGTGAATAGATATGATTTAATACTATTATCAGAAAAGGGAGAGAAAATTAATCCAGAAGAAATATGTAAATTAGATGAAAAATGGCTATTAGGAATAGGGGCTTTTCCTCATGGAGATTTTTCTGACAAAATTTTGAATTTGGCTAAGAAAATTTATTCTATAAGTGGATTTCCTCTGGAAACACAACAGGTTTTATGTAGAATCTTTTCTGCTTGTAATTCTATTTTAGGTTGGCCTTAG
- a CDS encoding ribonuclease P protein component 4: MRRKNQIKKRIIELIELAYNTAKSGNLELAREYVKLAEMYSRKGKVEIPLKYKRMFCRKCYTPLIIGVTERRRMRSKILIRTCLICNWQRRYVLSGNKRSDKENES; the protein is encoded by the coding sequence GTGAGAAGAAAAAACCAGATTAAGAAGAGGATTATCGAGCTTATAGAGCTAGCTTACAATACTGCAAAGAGTGGTAATCTGGAGTTAGCTAGAGAGTATGTAAAATTAGCTGAGATGTATTCTAGAAAAGGTAAGGTCGAAATTCCTTTAAAGTACAAACGAATGTTTTGTAGGAAGTGCTACACACCATTAATTATTGGAGTAACTGAGAGAAGGAGAATGAGGTCAAAGATTTTAATTAGAACATGCCTAATTTGTAATTGGCAAAGGAGATATGTACTCTCAGGAAATAAAAGATCTGATAAAGAAAACGAGAGCTGA
- a CDS encoding DUF371 domain-containing protein, whose protein sequence is MIAIDKVKIKGHHNVRAFHKTTLEITKDDYLTSRGDCIIGILANKGARDLSEDLKKIARNDKSFIYGVIRVKEFLDVVHGRGSSKFTFENQNKIIFRKSTFIEGSTVMINSDKAARDINREIIDLLKTEIEGEIIILASDQPLEDKEILRIVVNLNPRSST, encoded by the coding sequence TTGATAGCGATAGATAAAGTAAAGATAAAAGGACATCATAATGTTAGAGCATTTCACAAAACTACATTGGAAATAACTAAGGATGACTATCTAACGAGTAGGGGAGATTGTATAATAGGAATATTAGCTAATAAAGGAGCCAGAGATCTAAGCGAGGACTTAAAAAAAATTGCTAGAAATGATAAAAGTTTTATTTATGGAGTAATTAGAGTGAAAGAGTTCTTAGACGTAGTTCATGGTAGAGGGTCATCTAAATTTACTTTTGAAAACCAAAATAAAATTATATTTAGGAAGTCTACTTTTATAGAAGGATCAACAGTGATGATAAATTCAGATAAAGCTGCAAGAGACATAAATAGGGAAATAATTGATTTACTTAAAACTGAAATTGAAGGAGAAATTATTATTTTAGCATCTGACCAACCCCTTGAAGATAAAGAGATTCTTAGAATAGTCGTTAATCTTAATCCAAGAAGTTCGACCTAA
- a CDS encoding YhbY family RNA-binding protein translates to MYSQEIKDLIKKTRAERADIRIGKYGVTEGMINEIKRRLNEHKVVKVKIGIKEIDDRKEFAKRVAEMVGAKLIEVRGYTFILAKIDSDR, encoded by the coding sequence ATGTACTCTCAGGAAATAAAAGATCTGATAAAGAAAACGAGAGCTGAAAGAGCAGATATAAGAATAGGAAAATATGGTGTAACAGAAGGTATGATAAACGAAATAAAAAGAAGATTAAATGAACATAAGGTTGTAAAGGTAAAAATAGGGATTAAAGAAATTGATGACCGAAAAGAATTCGCAAAAAGAGTTGCAGAAATGGTTGGGGCTAAACTTATAGAGGTTAGAGGATATACTTTTATATTAGCTAAAATTGATAGCGATAGATAA